The following are encoded together in the Streptomyces sp. NBC_00358 genome:
- the treY gene encoding malto-oligosyltrehalose synthase has translation MTPERPEPAIVRSALRGPVVPVVPTATYRLQLQPEFPFRSAEAAVPYLASLGVSHLHLSPVLEAVPGSAHGYDVVDHARVRAELGGEEGLRSLAHTARAHGLGLVVDIVPNHMAMAPRHNHALWEVLREGPGSPYARWFDIDWDAQGGRLLLPVLGDRLGAEIGHLKVDGDILRYYDHVFPLREGTEKLPLRQLLDAQWYRPTWWRLARTDLNYRRFFSISELIGVRVEDPEVFAATHAKILELLDDGVIDGLRVDHPDGLADPDAYLRRLHEATGGRWTVVEKILADGEPLPPAWPVAGTTGYDALRQVDGLFTDTAGASMLLGRYRRFAAPQADRGGHWESTVRRAAYKVVTHELAAEAERLTREVSALCDASPDPALRDHAPWALGAALRELLVRLEVYRPYPSTDASLVVTERAAAEARTAFRVPEEARAVDVVRELLLGRDGDADGPEAAGFRARFAQTSSALRAKSVEDTAFYRYVPLLSANEVGGDPGSPAVSPEDFHAHCARVQRDWPVTGTVLSTHDTKRSADVRAAVSVLTQCPERWSDVLAEVTREGPGMPDPQVAWAAWQTVFGLGPATGGDEDGNRDGGGPGQGGEVYAERVRDALSKHIREAGTHTAWTERDPVYEEAVAAFVTDGPCGPPGRRVAALRASLAPHVRANVLGAALVHLTMPGVPDVYQGTEDEYLALVDPDNRGAFAPRDLSAEKVALTVAALRLRARRPDVFGDAATYGPLRAEGPGAGHCVAFARSGEVITAVTRLSLRLAEAGGWRDTRLALPDGRWTDVLVPGSPEREFTGHARVADLFGGSPVVLLERVSSDTPGGFAESG, from the coding sequence ATGACACCTGAGCGTCCCGAACCGGCGATCGTCCGCTCGGCCCTCCGCGGCCCGGTGGTTCCCGTCGTGCCGACCGCCACGTACCGGCTGCAGCTCCAGCCGGAGTTCCCCTTCCGGAGTGCCGAGGCGGCCGTGCCCTACCTGGCCTCGCTCGGCGTCTCCCACCTGCACCTGTCCCCCGTCCTGGAGGCCGTCCCCGGCTCGGCCCACGGCTACGACGTGGTGGACCACGCGCGCGTGCGGGCCGAACTGGGCGGCGAGGAGGGGCTGCGCTCCCTGGCACACACCGCGCGGGCGCACGGCCTCGGCCTCGTCGTGGACATCGTGCCGAACCACATGGCCATGGCCCCGCGCCACAACCACGCCCTGTGGGAGGTGCTGCGCGAGGGCCCGGGGTCGCCCTACGCGCGCTGGTTCGACATCGACTGGGACGCCCAGGGCGGCCGGCTCCTGCTGCCGGTGCTCGGGGACCGCCTCGGCGCCGAGATCGGCCATCTGAAGGTGGACGGCGACATACTGCGCTACTACGACCATGTCTTCCCGCTGCGCGAGGGCACGGAGAAGCTGCCGCTGCGACAGCTCCTCGACGCCCAGTGGTACCGCCCGACCTGGTGGCGGCTGGCCCGCACCGATCTCAACTACCGCCGCTTCTTCAGCATTTCGGAACTCATCGGGGTACGCGTCGAGGACCCGGAGGTGTTCGCGGCGACCCACGCGAAGATCCTGGAGCTTCTCGACGACGGTGTGATCGACGGACTGCGCGTCGACCACCCGGACGGGCTGGCCGACCCGGACGCCTATCTGCGCCGCCTGCACGAGGCGACCGGAGGCCGCTGGACCGTCGTGGAGAAGATCCTCGCGGACGGTGAACCGCTCCCGCCCGCCTGGCCCGTGGCGGGCACCACCGGCTACGACGCGCTGCGGCAGGTCGACGGCCTCTTCACGGACACGGCGGGTGCGAGCATGCTCCTCGGCCGCTACCGCCGGTTCGCGGCCCCGCAGGCCGACCGCGGCGGCCACTGGGAGAGCACGGTGCGCCGGGCGGCGTACAAGGTGGTCACCCACGAACTGGCCGCGGAGGCCGAGCGCCTCACCCGCGAGGTGAGCGCGCTGTGCGACGCGTCCCCCGACCCCGCGCTGCGCGACCACGCCCCCTGGGCCCTGGGCGCCGCGCTGCGCGAACTGCTGGTCCGGCTGGAGGTGTACCGGCCCTACCCGTCCACGGACGCGTCCCTGGTGGTCACCGAGCGGGCCGCCGCCGAGGCCAGGACGGCGTTCCGGGTGCCCGAGGAGGCGCGTGCCGTGGACGTCGTACGGGAGCTGCTGCTCGGGCGGGACGGGGACGCCGACGGGCCCGAGGCGGCCGGATTCCGGGCCCGGTTCGCGCAGACGTCGTCGGCGCTGCGGGCCAAGTCCGTGGAGGACACGGCGTTCTACCGCTATGTGCCGCTGCTGTCCGCGAACGAGGTGGGCGGCGACCCGGGCAGCCCCGCGGTGTCCCCCGAGGACTTCCACGCCCACTGCGCGCGCGTGCAGCGCGACTGGCCCGTCACCGGGACCGTCCTGTCGACCCACGACACGAAGCGCAGCGCGGACGTGCGCGCGGCGGTCTCGGTCCTCACCCAGTGTCCGGAGCGCTGGTCCGACGTCCTGGCGGAGGTGACCCGCGAGGGGCCGGGGATGCCCGACCCGCAGGTGGCGTGGGCCGCGTGGCAGACGGTGTTCGGCCTCGGCCCGGCCACCGGCGGGGACGAGGACGGGAACAGGGACGGGGGCGGTCCGGGGCAGGGGGGCGAGGTCTACGCCGAGCGGGTCCGGGACGCCCTGTCGAAGCACATCAGGGAGGCCGGCACGCACACGGCCTGGACCGAACGGGATCCGGTGTACGAGGAGGCGGTGGCGGCGTTCGTCACCGACGGGCCGTGCGGGCCCCCTGGACGGCGCGTGGCCGCCCTGCGGGCCTCCCTGGCACCCCATGTGCGGGCGAACGTCCTGGGGGCCGCCCTGGTCCATCTGACGATGCCCGGTGTGCCGGACGTGTACCAGGGCACCGAGGACGAGTACCTGGCTCTGGTGGACCCGGACAACCGGGGGGCGTTCGCGCCGCGGGACCTGTCCGCGGAGAAGGTGGCGCTCACGGTCGCCGCGCTGCGGCTGCGCGCCCGGCGGCCGGACGTCTTCGGCGACGCGGCGACGTACGGGCCGCTGCGGGCCGAGGGCCCCGGAGCCGGACACTGCGTGGCGTTCGCGCGGTCGGGAGAGGTGATCACGGCGGTCACCCGGCTGTCGCTGAGGCTGGCCGAGGCCGGTGGCTGGCGCGACACGCGTCTCGCGCTCCCCGACGGGCGGTGGACCGATGTGCTCGTCCCCGGTTCGCCCGAGCGGGAGTTCACGGGGCACGCGCGCGTGGCGGACCTCTTCGGGGGGTCGCCCGTCGTGCTGCTGGAGCGCGTCAGCTCGGACACACCGGGAGGGTTCGCGGAGAGCGGCTGA
- a CDS encoding cytochrome P450: MGEPPPLPVADPAGTGAPFPLLASPAPVRLPGCPSRATPPGPAYGTPYAPPRAPSVRVTAPPSLLDPGVERDPQPLYRALRGNFPLVYDEPFGAWLISRYADVRAALADRRLAAPDPGPAAALQEDGTHRAYRALVSSGLADHATAALESGVERTAYVLARRLASRQEADLVTEFCQWLPAAAAVAALGLPYEDTVRVHAWCRTGLDHLGGHRPGLGAHLRPHIVRRRAQPGDDLLSALCTARPDGRPLTDEAVTALAGTVLGAAGETTARALASFLANLLDHPGQLDLIRARPELTGGAWAESLRRDPPLQIVPRRALEPIGPIPEGATVACLLGSAGRDPARFADPDRYDAFRPDPGELAYGAGRHLCLGAPLARLTAEHGLRALLAVLPGLRRAPGPRPPAEGLISRSPRTLPVCPS, encoded by the coding sequence ATGGGCGAGCCGCCGCCCCTGCCGGTGGCGGACCCGGCCGGTACGGGCGCGCCGTTTCCGCTTCTCGCGAGCCCGGCGCCGGTCCGCCTGCCGGGGTGTCCCTCGCGGGCGACCCCGCCGGGTCCCGCGTACGGCACCCCGTACGCGCCGCCCCGGGCGCCGTCCGTACGGGTGACCGCGCCGCCGAGCCTGCTCGATCCGGGCGTCGAGCGCGATCCCCAGCCGCTGTACCGCGCCCTGCGCGGAAACTTCCCCCTCGTGTACGACGAGCCGTTCGGCGCCTGGCTGATCAGCAGGTACGCCGATGTGCGCGCCGCGCTCGCGGACCGGCGGCTCGCGGCGCCCGACCCCGGACCCGCGGCGGCCCTCCAGGAGGACGGTACGCACCGCGCGTACCGGGCCCTCGTGTCCTCGGGGCTCGCGGACCACGCCACGGCCGCCCTGGAATCGGGCGTCGAGCGCACCGCGTACGTCCTGGCCCGCCGTCTGGCGTCCCGTCAGGAGGCCGATCTGGTGACCGAGTTCTGCCAGTGGCTGCCCGCCGCCGCGGCCGTCGCCGCGCTCGGGCTGCCGTACGAGGACACCGTGCGCGTGCACGCCTGGTGCCGTACCGGACTCGACCACCTCGGCGGCCACCGCCCCGGACTCGGCGCCCACCTGCGCCCGCACATCGTCCGCCGCCGCGCCCAGCCAGGCGACGATCTGCTGTCCGCGCTGTGCACGGCCCGCCCCGACGGGCGTCCCCTGACGGACGAGGCCGTGACGGCCCTGGCCGGGACGGTGCTGGGCGCGGCCGGCGAGACGACCGCACGCGCGCTCGCGTCGTTCCTCGCCAACCTTCTCGACCACCCCGGCCAGTTGGACCTGATCCGGGCCCGTCCCGAGCTGACGGGCGGCGCCTGGGCCGAGTCGCTGCGCCGCGATCCGCCGCTGCAGATCGTGCCGCGCCGGGCGCTCGAACCGATCGGCCCGATCCCCGAGGGCGCCACCGTGGCGTGTCTGCTCGGGTCCGCGGGCCGCGACCCGGCACGGTTCGCCGACCCGGACCGCTACGACGCCTTCCGCCCCGACCCGGGCGAACTCGCGTACGGAGCGGGACGGCACCTCTGCCTGGGCGCCCCGCTGGCCCGGCTGACGGCGGAGCACGGTCTGCGCGCCCTGCTGGCAGTCCTGCCGGGCCTCCGCAGGGCGCCGGGACCGCGCCCGCCCGCCGAGGGCCTGATCAGCCGCTCTCCGCGAACCCTCCCGGTGTGTCCGAGCTGA